ACAGGGATGAACACTGAGTTTGGAAAAATAGCCAAGATGGTTCAAATGACTGGAGAGGAGGAAACTCCTCTTGAAAAGAGAATGGCGTCCGTTGGGAAATGGATAGGATTACTTGCTATAGGAGTTTGCTTGACAGTAGCAGCCATCGGGGTTATTGAAGGACGTGATCTTTTAGGCATGGTTCTGTGGGGAGTAAGCCTAGCCGTAGCAGCAGTGCCAGAAGCTCTGCCTGCGATTGTAACCGGAGCACTTGCAGTTGGCATGTATAGAATGGCTAAAGTAAACACAATAGTCAGAAGACTCCCAGCCGTCGAAACCTTAGGATGCACCAGCGTCATATGCTCCGACAAAACTGGAACAATGACGAAAGGTGAGATGACAGTTCAAAGAATCTTTGTAGATTGTAAGCCGATCAAGGTTTCAGGCGTAGGCTACGAACCAGAAGGAGACTTCATATTTGAAGACAAAAAAATCGACCCAACGCAAGAGGAGCTCGTTCTGCTTCTGAAAGCTGCCGCATTGTGCAATGATGCCAAGTTAGAGAAAGAAGGTGAAAAATGGGTTATCAAAGGTGACCCAACAGAGGGCGCATTGATCGTGACAGCAGCTAAGGCAGGATTATGGAAAGAAGAACTGGAAAAAGAAACCCCACGCATCGGAGAAATCCCATTTTCCTCGGAAAGAAAACGTATGACCACAATCCA
Above is a genomic segment from Candidatus Thorarchaeota archaeon containing:
- a CDS encoding HAD-IC family P-type ATPase, which produces MSKPWHAMEIEETFKALNAKETGLSQEEVQKRLSQYGTNELRKEKQTSPVELFARQFKDILIIILLIATGLSLYLGEVVDAIVIIAIVFACAVLGFVEEYRSEKALEALKKMTAPTATVLRDGKEVKIPTSEIVPGDIVLLYTGDKVPADSRLIEAVNLKIDEAPLTGESTPVNKDVNPSPQDAPLNDRRNIVFTGTVVVYGRGKAVVTSTGMNTEFGKIAKMVQMTGEEETPLEKRMASVGKWIGLLAIGVCLTVAAIGVIEGRDLLGMVLWGVSLAVAAVPEALPAIVTGALAVGMYRMAKVNTIVRRLPAVETLGCTSVICSDKTGTMTKGEMTVQRIFVDCKPIKVSGVGYEPEGDFIFEDKKIDPTQEELVLLLKAAALCNDAKLEKEGEKWVIKGDPTEGALIVTAAKAGLWKEELEKETPRIGEIPFSSERKRMTTI